AGAAGTAGGGAGAGGTGCTCTCGTCGCAGCCGCCGGGGACCGGGACGTCCTTGAACCCGAGCTTCTTGGCCTTGGCCTCCGTGGCCTCCTGCAAGGTGATCTTCTTGAGCTCGTACATCCGGTCCAGGACGGTGTTGCGCCGGTCCAGCAGCCGCTGACGGCTGGCCTTTCCCGCGTTCGGGTCGGTCCCACTGGGGTTCTGCACGGCTCCGGCCAGGGTGGCCGCCTCCCACAGGTTCAGCTTGGAGGCGGGCTTGTCGAAGAATCGCTTGGACGCGGCCTGGATCCCGTGGGCGCCCGCACCGAAGTAGGCGATGTTGAGATAGCGCTCAAGGATCTCCGACTTGGTGTATTTCTCCTCGACCGCCATCGCGTAACGCAGCTCGTTGAGCTTGCGGGAGTAGGACGTCTCGATGGCGGCTTGCTGCTCCTCCTTGGTCTCCGCGCTGTTGACCAACACCTGCTTGACGTACTGCTGGGTGATGGAGGAGCCGCCCTGGATGCCTCCGCCGCCGGAGAGGTTCTTCACCGCGGCGCGGAAGGTGCCCTCCAGGTCGATGGCCCCGTGCTGGTAGAACCGGTAGTCCTCGATGGAGACGATCGCGGTCTGCATGATGTCGGCGACCTGGTCGAGCTTCACCGACTCACGGTTCTCGTAGAAGAACTGCGCGAACTGCTTGCCGTCCGCGTCGAGCAGCGTGGTCTTCTCCGCGAGTGGAGGCTCGCTGAGCTCCTCGGGGAGCAGGTGCAGCTCCTCCGTGGCGGACTTCACGGTCATTCCCGCGCCGCCCACCGCCGGAAGCGCGACGGCAGCGACCAATACGCCTGTGGCAGCGGATGCGGCGACCAGCCGCAGAAGGTTCCCGACGACCGATCCCTGATCTTTGCCCTGAGCTTGCACGAGTCAAGGTTACGTCGTACGGATGCCCCAAACGGTAACGGAAGACTATTTCGCCGCGCGTCGAGCACGTAATCGATCAGGTGACTAGTCATTCCCGGCCACATGGCCGCTGATGACCATGCGAGAAATTGGTCCCGCCGGGGTCTGTCGGCCCGAACGTCTGGTTGCGTACGTTCTCTTTCTGCGGCAATTGAATACGGAGGCTCGACGCCCGCGCCCGTCGGCCCCAAGTCACGACTGACCACCTAAGGGGAGTGGGGTCGAATGTGGATCACGGATTGGACCTCCCGTGCGGCCTGTAAGGGTGCGGATCCTGATGCGTTGTTCGTTCAGGGTGCTGCCCAGAACCGAGCAAAGCTGATCTGCCGAGGATGCCCGGTCCGGACCGAGTGCCTCGCCGATGCGCTGGACAACCGCATCGAGTTCGGGGTGTGGGGCGGGATGACCGAGCGCGAACGCCGGGCGCTGCTGCGTCGGCGACCGGATGTCGACTCCTGGCGTGACCTGCTGGAGTTGGCCAAAGAAGAGTACGAGCGAACGAACGAGCTGATAGCGGGCTGAGTTCGCGCCGATCCCGTACGGCTGGCGCCGAGCGCCAGCCGTACATTCGCGTGTCCGCCCTATGGCAGGCTGCGCCCCGGTTCCGGGCGGTCCGGACGCCCAGGCCCGGGGATCACTGGGCGCCCAGGAGCCGCCCCACCTCGCGCAGCCCGTCCAGGTCGTGCACGTCCTCCGCCATGGCGGGGACCCGGGCCACCGGCACCGTGGGATGGGCGGAGGCGAAGTGTTCCTGCTCGCGGTGTTCACGGGCGGCCAGCTGCATCCGGCCGGCGTGCAACCGCAGGACGGCGGCGGTCAGCTCGTGCTCGCCCTTCGACTCCAGGTTCTCGGCCGCCGCGGTGCTCCGCGCCGCCGACAGGGCGGCCGCCGGTGAGAGGTGCACCCTGTTGACCACGAGCCCGGCCAGGGGCATGCGCTCCTCGGCGAGCCGCTCCACGAAGTAGGAGGCCTCACGCATCGCGTCCCGTTCGGGCGCGGCCACGACGACGAACGCGGTCCCGGGGGCCTGCAGGAGCTTGTAGGTCTGCTCGGCGCGTGCCCTGAACCCGCCGAAGACGGCGTCCAGCGCGGAGACGAACGTCTGCAGGTCCTTGAGCACATGCGCGCCCAGCAGCTTGGTCATGGCACCGGCGACGAAGCCGAACCCCGCGTTGAGGAGTTTGAACGCGCTGCGCCCGCCGGCCTTGGCGGGGGCCATCAGCACCCGGATCAGCCGCCCGTCGAGGAAGCGGCCCAGCCGTTCCGGCGCGTCGAGGAAGTCCAGCGCGGAGCGGGAGGGCGGGGTGTCCACGATGATCAGGTCCCAGTCGCCCGACCGGCGGAGCTGGCCGAGTTTCTCCATCGCCATGTATTCCTGTGTGCCGGAGAAACTGGACGACAGAGATTGATAAAAAGGATTCGTCAGAATCTGCCGGGCCCGTTCGGGGTCCGCGTGCGCCTCGATGATCTCATCGAAGGTCCGCTTCATGTCGAGCATCATGGCGTGCAGATGGCCGTCGCCCGCCACGCCCGCGACGGGCCGCGGGGTGTTGTCGAGCTCGGTGAGTCCCATGGACTGTGCCAGCCGCCGGGCCGGGTCCACGGTCAGCACCACGGCCGAACGGCCGCGCTCGGCCGCGCGCAGCCCCAGGGCGGCCGCGGTGGTGGTCTTGCCGACTCCGCCGGAGCCGCAGCAGACGATGATCCGGGTGCCCGGGTCGTCGATGATCGCGTCGAGGTCGAGAACCGGGACGGTCCGCTGCCTGCCGGACCGTTCGCTGCGCTCGCTCATGCTGCTCCCTGGGTGCGGATCGATTGGGCCAGCTCGTACAGCCCGGCCAGGTCCACCCCGTCGGCCAGCAGCGGCAGCTCGTAGCGGGGGCGTCCGGCTCTGTCCAGCGAGGCCCTCTCGCGGTGCTCCAGGCGCGTACGGCGGGCGTGGTCGACGATCTCCTCGCCGAGGGACTCGGCCACGGCGGTGGCGTCGGAGCTGCCGTCCGTAAGCCCGGACGCCTTGAGACCGAGTGCCAGCTCGGTCAGGTCGAACCGGTTCTCGCCCGCCTCGTCCAGGACGGATGCCGGTATCAGCGACTCCCTGACCATGTTCGTGAAGATCCCGCCGGGCGGCAGCCCGGCCGCACGGAGCTCGTCGAGCCCGTCCAGGGTCTCCTGGACCGGCATCTCCTCCAGGAGCGTGACGAAGTGCACCGCGGTCTCCGGAGAGGAGACGACGCCGTTCACCAGGTCGGCGTGGTTCTTGATGGGGCCCATCCTGGCCAGGTCGGCCACCTCGCTGGTGACGTTGAGGAAGCGGGCGATCCGGCCGGTCGGCGGCGCGTCGAGCACGACGGCGTCGTAGACCCGCCTGCCGTCCTTGGCCTTGCGGCGGACGGCCTCGGTGGTCTTGCCGGTGACCAGGACGTCGCGGAAGCCGGGAGCGATGGTGGTGGCGAAGTCGATGACCCCCATCTTCGTCAGGGCCTTGCCCGCCTGGCGCATGCCGTAGAACATCTCCAGGTAGTCGAGCATGGCCTCTTCGGCGTCGACGGCCAGAGCGTAGACGTCCCCGCCGTCGGGCGCGACGGCGATCTTCCTCTCCTCGTACGGCAGCGGCGGCAGGTCGAAGACCTGCGCTATTCCCTGCCGGCCCTCGACCTCCACCAGCAGGACCTTGCGGCCGTCCGCGGCGAGGGCGAGGGCGAGTGCGGCGGCTATCGTGGTCTTCCCCGTGCCGCCCTTGCCGGTGACGACGTGGAGGCGTACGCCGTCCCAATCGGTGTCGCGAGCTCTCACGTTCCGAAGGCTACCCAACAGTCACTCGACGATTCGCCGGAGCTGTCCACTGGTGGGACCGCAGGTGCGGATTGTCATAGTGATCCTGCCCACTCCGGTGCCGCGTGGGAGGCCGGCGGTCGCGCTCCACCCGCGGGGACGCCCGTAGGGAACGCTCAGCGGGAGCCGCCTCGCTAATGTGTCCCACATGACGAAATGGGAGTACTCGACGGTGCCTCTGCTGGTCCACGCGACCAAGCAGATTCTCGATAACTGGGGCCAGGACGGCTGGGAGCTCGTCCAGGTCGTGCCGGGGCCCAACCCCGAGCAGCTGGTCGCCTACCTGAAGCGGCCGAAGCAGTGACGCCGGAGGAGAAGCTGGCCGAGCTCGGGCTGACGCTGCCCGAGGTGGTGGCGCCGCTGGCGTCCTACGTGCCGGCGGTCCGCTCAGGCGACCACGTCTACACCTCGGGCCAGCTTCCGGTGGTGGACGGCAAGCTCGCGGCGACCGGCAAGGTCGGCGCCGAGGTGAGCCCCGAGGAGGCGCGCGAGCTCGCCAGGACCTGCGCGCTCAACGCCCTCGCGGCGGTGGCCTCGGTGGCCGGAGGCCTGTCGAACATCGTCCGGATCGTGAAGGTCGTCGGCTTCGTGGCCAGCGACCCCGCCTTCAGCGGCCAGCCCCAGGTCGTCAACGGCGCCAGCGAGCTGCTCGCAGAGGTCCTGGGAGAGGCGGGCAAGCACGCCCGCAGCGCGGTCGGCGTGGCCGTCCTGCCGCTGAACGCGCCGGTCGAGGTCGAGCTGATCGCCGAGGTCCGCTGACGATTGTCCGGTGCGGGAGCCGTGCCACATGATGGACCCTGAACCGAGTGTTGTTCTGGTGGAGGGTCTGAATGGGTGGGATTCCGCTTCCTGGTGAGTTCGGCGAGCGTGCGCGCGACATCCTGGCCGGGCGGGTGGAGCCCGTCCCGGCCAGGGACGCCGCCACCGTGGTCCTCCTGCGCGAGGGCGTCGAGGTCTACCTGCTGCGGCGGAAGGCGAGCATGGCCTTCGCGGCGGGGGCCTACGTCTTCCCCGGCGGTTCGGTGGACCCCCGCGACACCGACCACGCGATCTCCTGGGCCGGGCCCTCGCCCGCGGAGTGGGGAGCGGTCTTCCGCGCGGACGAGAGGACCGCGCGTGGCCTGGTCTGCGCCGCCGTGCGGGAGACATTCGAGGAGTCCGGGGTGCTGCTCGCCGGGACGTCCCCCGCCTCCGTCGTCGCCGACACCACCGGTGACGACTGGGAGGCCGACCGGCTCGCTCTGATCGACCGGAGCCTGTCGTTCGCCGACTTCCTGGCCAGGCGCGGCCTGGTTCTCCGTTCCGACCTGCTGCGTCCCTGGACCCACTGGATCACTCCCGAGGTCGAGCGCAGACGCTTCGACACCCGGTTCTTCGTCGCGGCGCTCCCGCCGGGCCAGCGCACCCGCGACGTCGGCGGCGAGGCGGACCAGGTCGCCTGGGTACGGCCCGCCGACGCGATCGACCAGGCCAAGAACGGCCAGATCTTCCTGATGCCCCCGACCTACCGCACGCTCGGCGAGCTGCGCGACTACCCGTCCGTGGCCGACGTGCTCGGCGCCGAGCGTGAGATGGTCACCTTCATGCCCGTGATCGTGGAGGTGGACGGGGAGATGCACATCGTGCTCGACGACGACTACCGGTCGGGGGCCGCATGAGTGGTCTGCGGATTCCTCTTGAGGGGCCCGACGGGTCCGGGACGGCTCACACTCTCAGCGTTCTCGCGCCCAACCCCTCCCCGATGACCCTGGACGGCACCAACACGTGGGTGATCGGCAGGGGGGAGGACGTGCTGGTCGTCGATCCGGGGCCGGACGATGGGCCGCACCTGCGGCGGGTCGCCGATCTCCTCCGGGAACGGAGGGTGACGACGATCCTGCTCACCCACGGGCACCATGATCACAGCGGTGGTGCGAGGAGGTTCGCCGAGCTGGTCCGCGCGCCGGTCAGAGCCCTGGATCCGGAGCACAGGCTCGGTGATGAGGGACTCGCCGACGGCGACGTGCTCACCGCCGGTGGGCTGGAACTCCACGTGGTCGGCACCCCCGGCCACTCGTTCGACTCACTCTGTTTCTGGCTGCCCGAGGATCGGGCGATGCTGACCGGGGACACCGTGCTCGGCCGGGGCACCACCGTCATCGCTCCGGACGGCGACCTGGCCGACTACCTGCGCTCCCTGGACCTGCTGCGCGCGAGGGCCGAGCGGGTCGGCGCCGAGGCGCTGCTCCCGGGGCACGGCCCGGTGCTGCCCGACCCGATCGGCGCCCTGGACGGCTACATCGCCCACCGGAGGCGGCGACTGGACCAGATCCGGGAGGCGCGAGAGCGAGGTGCGAGAACACCGGGGGAGATCGTCGAGATCGTCTACGCCGACGTCGACAGGTCGCTCTGGCCCGCCGCCGAGATGTCGGTCCGCGCCCAGCTCTCCTATCTCGAGGGTCGTGAAGGCGGTGCGGGCGGCGGCCGTTAGCGCGAGCGGTTGTGCAGCCGCTCCAGATCCATGATGACCACGGCCTTGGCCTCGATGCGCAGCCAGCCGCGCTGGGCGAAGTCGGCCAGGGCCTTGTTCACGGTCTCACGGGAGGCCCCGACAAGCTGGGCCAGCTCTTCCTGGGTGAGGTCGTGGTGGACCCGGACTCCGTCGTCGATCCGCTGGCCGAAGCGGTCGGCCAGGTCGAGCAGGGCCTTGGCGACGCGCCCGGGAACGTCGGTGAAGACCAGGTCGGCCAGCACGTCGTTGGTACGGCGCAGCCGCTGGGCCAGGGCGCGCAGCAGGTGCAGGGCGACCTCGGGGCGGCCCGTCAGCCAGGGACGGAGGTCGTCGTGGCCGAGTCCGGCCAGGCGGACATCGGTCAGCGCGGTGGCGGACGCCGTACGGGGACGGGGGTCGAACAGCGACAGCTCGCCGAACATCTCGCTCGGGCCGAGCACGCTGAGCAGATTCTCCCGGCCGTCAGGCGCGGTCCTGGACAGTTTGATCTTGCCCTCGAGCACCACGTACAGGCGGTCCCCGGTCTCGTTCTCGCTGAACAGGGTCTGCCCCTTGGACAGCTCGACCTCGGAGATGCTGGTGCGCAGCGCGGCGGCGCTCTCACGGTCGAGCGCCGAGAACAGAGGGGCCTTGCCCAGCACGTCGTCAGTGTTCACAGTGCCTCCTGTTTCACGGCTCACGCAGTCATTGTGACCCATCCCACCAAGCGACTCTCAAGGGGCCCATGCGCGTAGGCTTACCGGGTGCCTCGCAACGTCGGTCGTGCCGGTGAATCTCCGCTCGCCTTGGTCCGTCGCGCTCGCCGGATGGACCGCATTCTGGCGGAAACCTACCCGGACGCGCACTGCGAACTCGACTTTCGCACTCCCCTGGAACTGCTGGTCGCGACAATCCTATCTGCGCAGTGTACGGACAAAAGGGTCAACATCGTTACTCCAACGCTTTTTGCGAAATATCGGACAGTTGAGGATTACGCAGGTGCGGACCGGGCCGAGATGGAGGAGCTCATCCGGTCGACGGGCTTTTTCCGGGCCAAGACCACCAGCATCATCGGCATGGCCCAGGCCGTTTGCGACCGCTACGGCGGTGAGATCCCCGGCAGGCTCAAGGACCTGGTCACGCTGCCCGGCGTCGGCCGCAAGACCGCCAACGTGGTGCTCGGCAACGCCTTCGGCGTCCCCGGCATCACCGTGGACACGCATTTCCAGCGGCTCGTCCGGCGGTTCGGCTGGACCGGGGAGACCGATCCGGTGAGGATCGAGCATGTCGTCGCGGGGCTCATCCCGAAACGCGACTGGACGATGATGTCCCACCGCCTGATCTGGCACGGCCGCCGCATCTGCCACGCCCGCAGACCCGCCTGCGGCGTGTGCCCGCTCGCCGCGCTCTGCCCCTCCTACGGTCTCGGCCCCGTCGACCCCGTCCAGGCCGCCAAACTGGTACGTCCCGGCCCCTTCTCGTAACCGGCCATCCGATCGGGAAGCGCGGAGCGGGGTGCCGTGTTGCAGAGACCGGAGGTGTGCCCGTGGAAGTCCCCGGATGGTTGGAGACGCTGGCCGAGCGGGTCGCGAGGGCGCCGGTGCCTCCGGCCCTGCGTCCGCCGCGTTCGGGCGGACGCCCGGCCGCCGTGCTCATGCTTTTCGGCGAGGGGCCGCTCGGCCCCGACGTGCTGCTGATCCAGCGCAGCTCGCGCGGGCGCCGGCATGCGGGGCAGCCCGCCTTCCCCGGCGGCGGGGTCGATCCCGAGGACGACGGTCCGATCGCCGCCGCGCTGCGCGAGGCCCGGGAGGAGACCGGCCTCGATCCGGCCGGTGTACGGGTGGTCGGCACGATGCCCGAACTGTACGTCGGGCGCAGCGACAACCGGGTCACTCCGGTGCTGGGCTGGTGGCACACGCCCTGCGTGGTGCACGCGGCCTCGCCCGACGAGGTCGAGTCGGTGGAACGCGTCCCGATCTCCGAACTCGTCGACCCGGCCAACCGGCTCGGGCTGCGCCACCCGAGCGGTTACTCGGGCCCGGCCTTCCGGGTGCGCGGGCTGTTGGTGTGGGGCTTCACCGCGGGAGTGCTCGACGGGGTGCTCGCCGGCTCGGGCTTCGAGCTCCCCTGGGACCGGTCACGGATCGAGGATCTGCCGCCTGACGTCCTCAACCTCGCGTCCCGTTGACAGCGCCAGGCCGAGACAGGCCCAGTCGGCCACGTCGTCGTCGGGATCCTTGACCAGCCGCCGCAGAGCGGCCAGACCCATCGGGTCGGGCGGACTGCCCATGATGTTCGGCAGTGCGTAGGCCGCGCCGTACCGGACCCGGCGATCGGGGTGCTCACCCAGGGCGATCACCGAGGGCAGCGCGCGACGGTCCCTGAGATGGCCGAAGGCGATCAGCACCGAGTAGAGGACCATGCAGTCGTCCTCGCCGGCCGCCAGGAAACGCAGCACCGGCAGGCTGCGTTCGACGAACCCGAGCCTGCCCAGGATGTCCACTCCCAGCATCCGCTCGGAGGCGGTGTCGCCCGCGCACGGCCGCCGGGCCGCGATGAAGGTCTGCAGATCGCCTCGCGCGTGCAGCATGGTGATCGCGTGCCAGCGGGTCGTGCCGTCGTGGTCCTGGTCCCGCAGCGCGGTCTCGATGAGAGACTCCACGGCCGCCGGCCCCCCGATCGTTGCCATATGACCACGATAACCGCGTGGACCTACCGCAAGGGGTGCACGCGCGGGCCGGACGCTGGATACCGTAAAGGGGTGAGCGGTGATCTCCTTGATCTCATCCTGATCGCCCTGATGGTGGCCTTCGCTGTGTCGGGATACCGCCAGGGGTTCATCATCGGTGCCCTGAGCTTTGTCGGATTCGTCGGTGGCGGGCTGCTGGGCATGTTCATCGCCCCGCCGATCGCCGCCGCATTGGTCGACGGTGATACCGAGCGGGCGCTGCTCGCCATCGTCATCGTCTTCCTCACCGCCACGATCGGGCAGTTCGCCTCCTCGACCATCGGCGCGGTGGTCCGCAGCCATGTCACCTGGGAGCCCGCGAAGGTGGTCGACGCGGTCGGCGGCACCTTCGCGAGCGCGTTCTCCGTGCTGATCATCGCCTGGCTGATCGGGTCGCTGCTGACCTCCTCACAGTTCACCCTGCTCAGCGAGCAGGTCAGCAAGTCCCTGCTGATCGGCACCGTCGACCAGACGATGCCGAAGGCGGCCAAGGACCTGCAGAAGCCGTTCAAGGACTTCATCGACACCTCCGGCTTCCCCAGGGTGTTCGACGCCATCGGGGGCGGCCAGTTCGTCGAGGTCGCGCCGCCCGACCAGAGCGTGCCGAAGGGCGCCCAGCTCACACGGGCCCGCCGGGGCATCGTCAAGGTCCAGGGCGTGGCCACGAGCTGCCGCAGGCACATCGAGGGCACCGGGTTCGTCTACTCGCAGAACAAGATCATGACGAACGCCCACGTGGTCGCGGGGGTCGATCAGGACCTCCAGGTCACCGACTACCTGAACAACACCCACGCGGCCAAGGTCGTGCTCTACAACCCCGACAGGGACATCGCGATCCTCCATGTCCCCGGCCTGAACCTGCCGGTCCTGCGCTTCGACGGCAGCGCCAAGAGGGGCGACAACGCCATCGTCGCGGGCTTCCCGCACGACAAGGGGTTCACCATGGCACCGGCCCGCATCCGGTTGCAGCAGCGGGCGAAGGGGCCCGACATCTATGACCGCAAGACCGTGGTCCGCGGCATCTACTCGATCCGCGGCGATGTCAGGCAGGGCAACTCCGGCGGGCCGTTGCTCACCACCGACGGCCGGGTCTACGGCGTCGTCTTCGCGGCGGCCACCGACAGGGTGGAGACCGGTTTCGTGCTGACCGCGGCCGAGGTGGCGCCGGACGCCGAAGACGGCTCCAAGCTGTTCAACCAGGTGGGAACCCAGGACTGCGACCGAAACTAGCTAGAGCAGATCCCTGATCACGGCGATGGCCGTTCCGGCGTCCGGACCGTCCACCTCGGCCATCCCTCGCACCGCCACGGCGATCTCCTCGTACGGCATGCCGTACCGGATGATCCTGTCGGCGCCCCGCGCGAACAGCGCGGCCGCCCCGCGCCGGTTGCCCCGCTGGAGATGGGTGAGGCCCACGCAGATCTGCGCCAGTCCCTGCCAGAGCTCCCGCTCCTCCTCCGGGGCGGTCTTCCACCGGCCTTCGAGCACCTCGTGGGCGTGGAACGGCCGGCTCACACCGAGCAGCCGGCGTGCCTCCGAGAGCGCCTCGTCCGCACTCGGGGCGTAGTCGTCCGGGACGCGCTCCACGCCTTGCGCCCCATGCGGCAGGGGCCGTCCGAACGCGTCCCGGGGACGCTGGTTGCGGGGTCTTCCGTCGGGGTCACGGTCGCGGGCGGTCATCGGTCGGGCTCCGGGTCGGACAGCCAGCCGATGAGCTCGGCGTCGAACTCCTCCGGCCGCTCCTCGTGCGGGAAGTGCCCGGCGCCCTCGATCAGCCGCCACCGGTAGGGGGCCGCCACGTAGCGGCTGGAGCCCTGGGCGGTGCGGGGCAGGGCGTGCCTGTCGAGCGCGCCGTGCATCTGCAGCGTGGGCGTGCCGATCTCCTTCCGCATGGTCCTGGCATAACGCAGTCCGTCGGGACGGAGCTGGGAGCGGGCGAACCAGCGGTGATACTCCAGCGCGCAGTGCGACACGGTGGGGATGCGGAAGACGTCGCGGTAGGTCTTCGCCACCTCCTCCTCCGGCCAGTTCGGCCCGGACCACTCGTCCAGCAGCCGTCCCACCAGCGCGCCCTCGTTGGCGGTCAGGCGGCGCTCGGGCAGGAAGGGAAGCTGGAAGCCCAGTGCGTAGAGAGAGGCTCTGAGCTGGCCGGACCGATCGCCGAGCAGCGCGGAGCGGAGCCGGCGCGGGTGCGGGGCAGAGACCGGGACCAGCCGCAGGACCGTCTTGGGGTCCAGCACGGACATGGTCCAGGCCAGCAGACCGCCCCAGTCGTGGCCGACGACGATCGCCCCGGTCTCGCCCAGCGCCCGGACCAGCCCGGCCGCGTCGCCGGCCAGGGTGGGCAGGTCATAGCCGCGTGGTGGCTTGTCACTGGCCCCGTAACCCCTCAGGTCGACGGCGACGGCGCGGTAGCCGGCCGCGGGCAGCGAGACGAGCTGGTTGCGCCAGCTCCACCAGAACTGCGGGAACCCGTGCAGGAGCAGCACGAGAGGGCCCTTACCGGCCTCAACGATGTGGAAGCGGGTGCCGCCGGCATGCACGGAGCGGTGGGTCCACGGACCTTCGATCCTGACCAGGGACTCGTCGGGACGGCTCACTGGCCCGGTCTCACCGGTTCGCGGTGCGTGCCGATCTGGCCCGCGGTGGGCGAGGCCGACGGCGTGGCGACGAGCTTGTCCTCGCCGCCCTTGATGGTCTTCAGCGAGCGCAGGGTCCGCTTCATCCCGGGCAGGCCCTTGAACTTCCTGATGCCGATGAAGGCCAGCAGCCCGGCCACGACCAGATAGAACACGGTGACGATCGCGAAGGCCAGCCATGTCCACACGTGCAGCGCGACCAGGGCGTAGGCGAGGGTGAACGACGCCAGGATCAGGACCAGGTGGGCCATGAACGCGGCGGCGCCGAGGAGGCCCGCGGCCATGCCGACCCGTTTGGCGTTGAAACTGAGCTCCGACTTGGCCAGTTCGATCTCGGCGCGCACCAGGGTG
Above is a genomic segment from Streptosporangium album containing:
- a CDS encoding phage holin family protein; amino-acid sequence: MTQIPPAEPQEESLGALVAAASDQISTLVRAEIELAKSELSFNAKRVGMAAGLLGAAAFMAHLVLILASFTLAYALVALHVWTWLAFAIVTVFYLVVAGLLAFIGIRKFKGLPGMKRTLRSLKTIKGGEDKLVATPSASPTAGQIGTHREPVRPGQ